The Triticum urartu cultivar G1812 chromosome 5, Tu2.1, whole genome shotgun sequence genome contains the following window.
AATTTTGGTCCAATATCATCCATTGTTCGCAAATGAAATGAGTGCTTGAAAAAATTGACATGCTGGGCTTTTGTGATTCTTTAAGAAAGTGAAATGTGTACTTGAAAAAATTGCATGCAAGGCTTCTGTGATTCTTTAAGAAAATAGAGAAAATAATGCAACATGAAACTAACACTGTGACAAGTTAATGTTGATGGTGTCAGTTAATACTTGCAAGCTGGACCGAGCACATGTTTATCAGTAAATATAAATGGTGAGGGATGGGCAAGTACATGTCACCTGACATATTGAAGGTTGACGCGAAAGGATTAAGGTCAAGTCAACATCAGCTTTGCAATAATAAGCTCCAACTGTGAAACTGTACAGAAGAACGTTTGACAAGCTAGCTACATGACAATAGATTAACTGAAATGCATGTTTCTTTAAATTAAATCTCACCCGTCCAGCTGAGATGAGAGATAGCCCAATAGGAATGCAACCACCAGAACTGAAGGTCTGTTATGCATCTGTGTATAAGATATCATAAATTATCAATATCTGATAGGACATCAATCTTAATGAATCATATACTCAAAAACTATAATTGAGAAGCCTTGAGTTGAAAAAAGAACTGCAAATAAATTATGAGGAGACTTTTGGGAGAACCATCATCGGTGCATCTGGAAACCAAAACCAAGGCAAGGAGTACTCCAAATGTTCGTTATTACATCGCCTATATAGCACTCATACAACAGAATCATTTGTAGAATATCATGTTTCTGCTCTAATCAGGAACGTCCAGAGAAAACAGGGGATGAAAAAAAAAATACAAGAGTCGTGCACAATCTCTGATGTACTTGTCATGCCAAGCTCCATGTGATTTGGCATTGTTTTCGTCTTCAGAATAACATATAGAAAATGACACATAACAGAATGAAGTGAAAACCTAAGTGTACACCATTATCACCAGACAATGATGCCATCAGATACCCAATCAAGTAAAAATCTGACAGATATGCAAACCAATAGGAATCTAACTGTAGGATTGATTGCACAAGGATGATTCTGTAGGATGTAAATGCAAGGTGTCATCAGAATGCCATGAGCAATTTTCCTTAAAAGTGCAATTGATGAGGCTAGTCAGTCTCAGGTGCCAGGATTGAGCCATGAAACAGAGGGTCAGAAATGCATTCCAAGTATACAATTGGCTCATTCATTAAAACATGACCATAAGTAGGAATGCACTACATTTGCCGCCGTGATGTCCTGATGCATCAAACTTAGAGTTCTTCGTGGTTCAGAAAGAACAGATAAGATGTTTCTTCTCTGATAATATAGCTCAATCAAGAAAATTGTTGCTACAGAATGGAAGGTTCAAACTTTAAGTATTAACTCCAGCAGCTTTATAAAATAATATGCGATATGTATCTAAGTCGGGTGCTTCATTGTTGTACATATAGAAGTCGAACTTCTGATAACACTGTCAATGTGACAAAGAGTGAAAGCACAAAGCAATTGTACATATTTATTTAATTTAAACTAACATGTTGAAGGAGTGAGATCACACGTAGAGCATCCCAGTTCGTACAGGATACAAACTGTCTGTACGTGGAACTTCTGTTGTACTAGCCACTAACTTCTGTTGCACTTTCATACCGGAATGACCTATAACTATTGCGCTATTAGAGACATCATCTACAGCAGAAGCACTTTTAGTTACGATGGCTATTGTACTGGTTATATATTTATTGATACAGAACATGGCACAGCTTAGTGCACTTGGAAACATTTTAGCAACTTATTTTATAGCTTAACTTTTAGTGAGGAACATTATAAAGTTGGTACCTTAAATGCTAGAGTGATCTATGCATCATCATTCTGAAACAGCATTACTGTTCTTGGAGTTAAGAGCTTGTCTAGGCTACACTGTGCAAGGAGCAGAATAATTATTGTGTGGACCTTGAAGTTTCCCTTAGGTAATAGGAAAAAACAAACGGTTATAAGATATCACATGCATCCTTCTTATACTAGATGCTATGAAAATCGAAACATTTATCTTCACAGTAATTTGCGCCATCTCCCTATTAACTAAGAACTATCCTGTCACTGAGCTATTGGAAATTAAGGTTTCCCAAGGAATAACAAAAAATATTTTCAATAAAACATGTGAGAATCATACAAGTCGGCAGAACGATACTGAATTCGGCCACAAAATTATTCAATATTTAATATCTGAAACAAAATATACTGAAAAAATATGCGGGAAATCAGGTTCGCTCACAATTCTTTGATTGCCATTAGTCTAATTTTCGTTTTCTGAATAAAGTTTTTTCTCTTGTTCTGCTagctctaaattcttttatgtaaaCCATGTAAGCTGTAAAGGCTAATTTCTTACGGTCGTCGGTCCATGATTGTGCCAAATTGAAATGGACATCACAAAGGTGTCGCTAACAACACCCAAATTTCGATTGCATATACTTGGATATATTTGGAGGTCGAACATGTTTTTCCCCTTCTCTTGAATACAGTGTGTGACTTGTTAGAAACGATCCTACTGACAATAAACAGGTCAGACACCACCGGCAAGCAAGCAAACAATCGATATCTTATGACATTTCAATGGAGAACCTTCTGTTACCAATTCCTGGGTATATTTCATTCACAATAATTACAGCAGTAACAGTATAATCAAAAGCAGCACCTACACCACAGAAACAACATACCCGAATCCAAGCCTCGTTCAGTTATAAGCTGTTCTGTACTCGTGCGGAGCTCCACAGGCACCGTGAAGGCACGAAGCGACCCCTACCCCAACGGTGACGGCGATCGTCGCGGCGGCCTTGAccgcggcggtggcggcggggcgcgggggGCAGGGCGCGGCGAAGGAGTGGACGACGTGGACCGTGAGGTGGAAGCACGCGGCGAGGAGCAGGAccgtggcggcgacggcggaCGCGGGCAGGCGGGACTCCGCGGCTGCCACGAAGGGCTCCACGAACCAGGCCGCCGCCGTCGACGCGGCGAGGCAAAGGAATGCGAGGTGGAGGAGGCGCGATCTCCCGCCGCCGTTGCTGGccgcggcggctggcggcggctgCGTTGCCGGGGGATGGTGAGTCCCGGCGGTGGCGGGGGAGCGGGGGAGTTGGGTGGGCGCCTCCTGGTCACGCATCGTCGCGGGCGCCGGCGGCGGGTTCGACGGCACAGCACAGCACTGGAAGATGTGTGGATTGTTCCCTCGTCTGCGGATGGAATGCGACTGGCGACGGCTGTTTATACTACTGCCATGGGAAGCAAAGCGCCTCCCGTTTCGCGTCGGCGGCGACGTCGCACGGTCGCCATGGCACTGGCCGATGTCGACATCTACGACACCGCTGCACTTGTGCACTGTGCACAACCTGACTGACTCGTGGGCCTGGCCGAACCCTGGGCCCGACGGTCAGTGAATGGGACTAGGGGAGCGAGTGACTCGCTGCAAGTGCCAGCTTCCTCCTGAAAACGAAAGGCAGGGCCGGGCGGCCGGTGCGACTGCCGGCTGCGTTTCAAGGCCTCATCGAGTCGAGTAAAGAAACAGTGGAAAATCTGGTGAGGTTTCTATGATTTCGTCACAGAGCACGGCATCGCATGACGCCATAAAACTGGGGAGTAGAATAAAGATCGTATGATCAATTCAAAAGAAAAATAGACAGTCCAAAAAATTCTTCAATTATTTGGCAACATATACCTATGCTTATGTCTACAACTTCAAAAAAACAGCTCAAAACTCAATCTACAATTAGAGATACAAACATGACAAATTCAACTGTGAATAGTGTCGGGTTTGGGTGAAtattttgtcttttttgtttcCAGAAGTGTAGGCCGAATGTGTGTCCGCAATTCTTTAAATAATTTTTAAACATGTTTAATATTTTCTTAAGATTTAATCATGCCTAAAGCCAGATCCTAtaatacccccccccccccaacacacacacataAAAAAAATGACCATTATCATTAGGGCGCTTATAGGCGCCGGCGCACCGGCCGAACCATTCGGCCGGTCAAGCCCCAGCCGCCCGATACCACGATTAAGAGCCGTCAGATTTGACCCCCTTGCTTCGTCCTCCTCCTGGTTGTTCCCCTTCTATCAAAATTGCAACGGCCCACAGCGACGTCCGACGCCCTGCCATCGCCCCCCGACCAAGGTTGAAGCACCCCCGCGGCGCCCCCGTCGCCGATCGGCGCCCTCGCCGGCCGTCCTCGTCGCCGGTCGCCGCCCTCGTCCCTGGCTCCATCCATGCAACAGCTGCGCTCTCTTCTCGCTCGAGCCCCCGCTACCACCACTCGTCGGGCGGCGCTCAAaagcctcgccgccgccgctcatAGCCTCGTCGTCGCCGCCTCTCGTAGCCTTGCCGGCGCCGCCGCTCGTAGCCTCGCTGCCGCCATGTACATCAGTGGTAGCAAAATCCGTCACTGCTCACAACAAAAAGGGCCTCCGGGTGTAGCAAAAAATATTGCCCCAGGACGTCGCTCGTGCTCTGCAGGCCGCCGCCGGTGCTGGAGACGGTTACCACGCGACTGTGGCGATGCATGCTGGAACCGATCACCAGGGGTGCTGCAACCGTGGTGATAAAAAGCTAGAACCGACCGCCAGGAAAGTTGCAACCGGCCAGAGCAGTAGTGGAAAGTCGTGATGCCGTCACCGTCGATGTTACAAACAGTATGCACAAAAGCTGGAACCGGCAACGTAATTTGTTTCAACAGCGAGAGACTGCCAGACGCCGATTGCTGGAACCGTCAGCAAAAAAATGTTGTGACCATGCTGCGAGGAAGCTGCAACTGGCAAAAACAATGGCGACGACGGTgcttctgaaggaaatatgccctggaggcaataataaagttattatttatttcc
Protein-coding sequences here:
- the LOC125509322 gene encoding uncharacterized protein LOC125509322, with the translated sequence MRDQEAPTQLPRSPATAGTHHPPATQPPPAAAASNGGGRSRLLHLAFLCLAASTAAAWFVEPFVAAAESRLPASAVAATVLLLAACFHLTVHVVHSFAAPCPPRPAATAAVKAAATIAVTVGVGVASCLHGACGAPHEYRTAYN